One region of Eupeodes corollae chromosome 1, idEupCoro1.1, whole genome shotgun sequence genomic DNA includes:
- the LOC129941914 gene encoding uncharacterized protein LOC129941914 has protein sequence MYRRGKKDEYIQTKCEGWNGKFVYGEGSANNVSKVRKHNEFVTNTNNFYGFNTEPIILPTTWDGTFAKSGEVLMQQERNRSDDQNYFEYNSEPTILPTEWNGQFELDPNDVRIKPERNYSDVRDYAEAKRFRQVN, from the coding sequence atgtatcgcCGCGGTAAAAAAGACGAATATATCCAAACCAAGTGCGAAGGATGGAACGGCAAGTTCGTATATGGCGAAGGATCTGCCAACAATGTCTCCAAAGTGCGTAAGCACAACGAATTCGTAACGAATACGAATAATTTCTATGGCTTCAATACCGAACCAATTATCCTGCCAACAACGTGGGACGGCACATTCGCCAAGAGCGGCGAGGTACTGATGCAACAGGAACGCAATCGATCCGATGATCAGAATTACTTTGAATACAATTCGGAGCCGACAATTCTGCCCACCGAATGGAATGGCCAATTCGAATTGGATCCAAACGATGTCCGCATAAAGCCGGAGAGGAATTATTCAGATGTCAGGGACTACGCCGAGGCAAAAAGATTCCGGCAAGTGAATTGA